A region of Panthera uncia isolate 11264 chromosome D4, Puncia_PCG_1.0, whole genome shotgun sequence DNA encodes the following proteins:
- the GADD45G gene encoding growth arrest and DNA damage-inducible protein GADD45 gamma, which produces MTLEEIRGQDTVPESTARMQGAGKALHELLLSAQRQGCLTAGVYESAKVLNVDPDNVTFCVLAADEEDEGDIALQIHFTLIQAFCCENDIDIVRVGDVQRLAAIVGAGDEEAASGDLHCILISNPNEDAWKDPALEKLSLFCEESRSVNDWVPSITLPE; this is translated from the exons ATGACTCTGGAGGAAATCCGCGGCCAAGACACGGTTCCCGAAAGCACCGCCAG GATGCAGGGCGCCGGGAAAGCGCTGCACGAGCTGCTGCTGTCGGCACAGCGCCAGGGCTGTCTCACCGCCGGCGTCTATGAGTCCGCCAAAGTCCTGAACGT GGACCCCGACAACGTGACCTTCTGCGTGCTGGCCGCCGACGAGGAGGACGAGGGCGACATCGCGCTGCAGATCCACTTTACGCTGATCCAGGCGTTCTGCTGCGAGAACGACATCGACATCGTGCGCGTGGGCGACGTACAGCGGCTGGCGGCGATCGTGGGCGCGGGCGACGAGGAGGCCGCGTCGGGAGACCTACACTGCATCCTCATTTCG AACCCCAATGAGGACGCGTGGAAGGACCCCGCCTTGGAGAAGCTCAGCCTGTTCTGCGAGGAGAGCCGCAGTGTCAACGACTGGGTGCCCAGTATCACCCTCCCCGAGTGA